The following proteins are encoded in a genomic region of Patescibacteria group bacterium:
- a CDS encoding cell wall metabolism sensor histidine kinase WalK encodes EQMRSPVDPTQKGTGLGLVIAKGIVEAHNGKMWVESDGKSGASFNFTLPL; translated from the coding sequence TGAGCAGATGCGAAGTCCTGTGGACCCCACCCAAAAGGGAACAGGTTTGGGGCTTGTTATAGCCAAAGGAATTGTGGAAGCTCATAACGGCAAAATGTGGGTTGAAAGCGACGGTAAGAGTGGCGCAAGTTTTAATTTTACGCTTCCGTTA